A portion of the Sphaerochaeta pleomorpha str. Grapes genome contains these proteins:
- the rpsJ gene encoding 30S ribosomal protein S10 yields MAKERIRVRLRGFDIELVEQSSKAIVDTVVRAGATVSGPVPLPTRVNKYTVLRSPFVNKKSREQFEMRTHKRLIDILDPTSKVMDALMKLELPAGVDVEIKQ; encoded by the coding sequence ATGGCTAAAGAAAGAATTCGGGTTAGGTTGAGAGGTTTTGATATTGAGCTTGTTGAACAGAGCTCAAAAGCAATCGTAGATACTGTTGTCAGGGCCGGCGCTACTGTCTCTGGTCCTGTACCTCTCCCGACTCGTGTCAATAAGTACACTGTCCTGAGATCGCCCTTTGTCAATAAAAAGTCTCGTGAACAGTTCGAGATGAGAACCCACAAAAGGTTGATTGACATTTTGGATCCTACATCGAAAGTCATGGATGCCCTCATGAAGCTTGAGCTCCCTGCTGGTGTGGATGTAGAGATTAAACA